The following is a genomic window from Polaribacter atrinae.
CTACCCCCATAATTACTGTAGAGAAAAAATGATGTACTATTTTAGGTAAAATAACCCCAATTACTTTTGTTTTTTGATTGCGAAGTTGAAGTGCTAAACTATTAGGTTTGTAATTATAGTAATCTGCATAGGCTTGTATTCTTTCTTTAGTTTCTTTACTAATTTCATGACTGTCTTTTAACGCTTTTGAAACTGTAGATGTAGAAACCCCTAATTCTTTAGCAATTGTTTTTATGGTAATTTTTTGCTTCATTATTTGTTAAATATAAAATATATGGATTCATCTTTATCAATATGATGATAAAATCCTAAAAAAAGTTATTAACACGAAAACGTTTTCGTGATTTATATCATATTGTAAACATATCATTGATAGCTATATTTACGGAGTGGAATGTAAGTTTATTGTAATCAAAAAGTCAAATTTACAGTTATTATTTAACAAATTATACATGAAAAAATTTAAATTATTGTTAATTGGAATTCTTTTAACATCATCATTTAGCGTGTTTGCACAACAAACAGTTAAGGGTGTTGTAAAAGATAAAACATCTGGCGATCCTTTGCCTGGTGTTAGTGTAGTAATAAAAGGTACTACTAGAGGTATGCAAACCGATTTTGACGGAATCTTTACTCTAGATAAGGTACAAACAGGAAACGTACTTGTCTTTAGATATTTAGGTTTTTCAGACAAGGAGGTTACAATAGGTACAGATTTTAATCTTTCTGTAGTATTAGAAGAATCTTTAGAATCTCTAGACGAAATTGTTGTAGTAGGTTACGGTTCGGTAAGAAAAGAAGATTTAACAGGTACAACAGATTTATTAACAAGTAAAGATTTTAACAAAGGACCTATTGTATCTGCACAATCACTTATTAGTGGTAAAGTTGCAGGTGTAAATGTAATTGGAGGTTCTGGTGCTCCAGGAGATGGACAAACTATTAACATTCGTGGTACAGGTTCTTTATCATTAAATAGCCAACCATTATATGTTATAGATGGTATTCCTTTAGATAACGGAGGTGTTGGTGGATCTAGAAATCCATTAAACTTTATCAACCCTAATGATATTGAAACATTTGTAGTTTTAAAAGATGCGTCTTCTACTGCTATTTATGGTTCTAGAGCTGCAAACGGGGTAATTTTAATTACTACTAAAAAAGGAAAAGACAGTGAGTTTAAGTTTAACGCAAGCTCTCAAACAACTGTTTATACTTTAAGAGATAAGGTAGATGTTTTATCTGCAAATCAATTTAGAAGTGTAATCAATACTGTTGGAACTCCTGCACAAGTTGCTTTATTAGGTGATGCTGATACAGATTGGCAAGAAGAAATCTATACAACTGCTATAGGACAAGACCATAACTTTAGTGCATTAGGTAAAATTTATGGAATACCAATGAGAGCTTCTTTAGGATACTCTGAACATGAAGGGATTTTAAAAGGAGACAACTTACAACGTACAACAGCTTCTGTAAACTTATCACCTACTTTATTTGACAAACATTTAAAGATAGATTTTAATGTAAAAGGAATGTACACAGAAAATGAATTTGCAGATAGAGGTGCCATTGGTGGTGCTGTATCTTTTGATCCTACACAAGCAGTGTATGATTCGAATTCTCAATACGGTGGTTACTTTGCTTGGTTAGACGCTGGTACCGGAAATCAAAACAACTTAGCGCCAACAAACCCTTTAGCATTATTAAACTTAATAGATGATTCTGCAGAAATTAGACGTTTTGTAGGTAATGTAAAGTTTGATTATAAAATACACGGATTAGAAAACTTAACCGCAACAGTAAACTTAGGGTATGATACTTCTAATAGTCATGGTAGAAAAGTTACTTCAGAGTTTATTCCAACTTCAGATGCTACTTTTAATGGTTCTTTAACAAGATATACTCAAAATTCAGACAACAAAGTTTTAGATGCTTATTTAACCTATGCAAAAACTTTTAATGAAAAGCACAATTTAACAGCAGTAGCTGGTTATGCGTATCAGTCATTTGAGTATGACAACTATAATTATGATAGTGAAGCAGAAGAAGATGGTAACACTTATGAATTTGTAGACAAATCTAAGAACGTATTATTATCATATTTCAGTCGTGCTAATTATGATTATGAAGGTAAATACTATTTAACAGCAACTGTAAGAGCAGATGCTTCATCAAAATTAAACCCAGATGATCGTTGGGGATTTTTCCCTTCATTTGCAGCAGCTTGGAGCATTCATAAAGAAGATTTTATGGAAGATTCTTTCTTTAACGAACTAAAACTACGTGTTGGTTATGGTGAAATAGGTAACATTAATGGTTTAGGTGACTATCAATTTTTAACTAGGTATCAAGGTAGTACAGACACAGCTAACTATCAATTTGGCAATTCTTTTTACCAAACGTTTAGACCAGAACCAATCAATAAAGATTTACGTTGGGAAGTTGGAAGAACTTTAAATTTAGGTGTAGACTTTGCTTTTCTTGATAGAAGAATTACAGGTTCTGTAAATGCTTATGTTAAAGAAACTAACGACCTTATTGCAAGTTCTATTGTAGATCCTTTTACAAATTTTGGAAACAGAATTAACGCCAACATAGGTAATATGGAAAATAGAGGTTTAGAGTTTAACTTAAACACAACACCTATTAGAACAGATAATTTTGAATGGACAGTAGATTACAACATTTCTTTAAATGATAACACAATTACCAAGTTATCGGTAGATCAACCACAAGGAGGAATTTCTACAGGTGTTGGTAACAACGTGCAAGTGCATAGAGAAGGTGAAACTGCAAATAGTTTCTTAGTGTTTCAACAAGTGTATGATGCCAATGGAAAACCTTTAGAAGGGGTTTTTGTTGATAGAAATAACGACAATATGATTAATGATGATGATAAATACATTAATGAAGATCCTTTTGGTGATGTTTTAATGGGCTTTAATACAGGTGCTAGTTATAAAAACTGGGATGTATCTATCCAAACCAGAGCAAGTTTTGGTAACTACATGTATAATGATGTTGCTGCCAACAAAGGGGTTCTAAAGAACGCTACAAATAACAGTATCTTATCTAACTTACATGCAGATTACTACAATAGTGGTTTTACAGTGATTAATGATAGAACAGCTTTAAGTGATCATTTTGTACAAGATGCTTCTTTCTTTAAAATTGATAATATCTCACTTGGTTATACCTTAGATAAGATAAAAAACACAACGTTTCGTTTTTATGGATCATTACAAAATGTTTTAACAATAACTGATTATGATGGTTTAGATCCAGAAATAAACTTAGGAATCGATAATGATTTTTACCCAAGACCTAGATCTTTTGTATTAGGCGTAAACGTTAACTTTTAATAAAAAGAAAAATGAAACAAAAATTTAAATATTTAATTGTAATCATGTTATTCTCTTTAGGAGTTATATCATGTCACGAAGATTTGAATCAATTACCAATTGATCCGGATAGTTTTACAGAACAAGATGTGTTTTCTAATGCAACAGAAGCACAAGGAGCACTTGCTAAATTATATGCTAGTTTGGCTTTAACAGGACAACAAGGTCCATCTGGACAAGCAGATATACAAGATATTGATGAAGGTTTTTCTCAATATTCTAGAATGTTGTTCAACTTAAATGAATTAACAACAGACCACGCTGTAATTGGTTGGGGAGATGCAGGTTTACCAGATTTACATGGAATGTATTGGTCTGGTAGTAACGATTTTTCTGAAGCATTGTACTATAGGTTAGCACAAGAAGTATCTTTTTGTAACTCATTTATAAATAATGCAGCTGTTTTAACAGATACGGAGGTTGCAAGTTATATTGTAGAAGCTCGTTTTTTAAGAGCATTTGCTTACTATAATTTAATGGATATATATGGTAACGTACCTTTAGTTACTTCTGTAACAACAGAGTTACCGTTACAAGCATCAAGAACAGAAATATTCAATTTTATTGAAACTGAGTTATTAGAGATTAAAGATCAATTAAAAGCGAGTGGATCTAATGAGTACGGAAGAGTAGATCAAGTTGCAGCTTGGGCATTATTATCTAAATTATATTTAAATGCAGAAGTTTTTACGGGAACAGCAAGATATGCAGAAGCAGTAACATTTTCTAACAACGTTATGTCTTCTAGTTATTCTATTAATACGGTAGATGCCAATGGAAACGGAAGTGCTTATGACGAACTTTTCTTAGCAGACAATAACACAAACGGAGCACAAAATGAATTTATTTTCGCCTTAAACTTTGATGGTCTTAGATCTCAAACTTATGGAGGTACTACATTTTTAGTACATGCTGCAATTGGTGGAAACATGAATGCTACAGAATTTGGTGTAAACGGTGGCTGGGGAGGCTTAAGAACTACCAAAAACTTAGTTAATAAATTTGATGCAAACGATAAAAGAGGAATGTTTCATTCAGATGGACAAAATTTAGAAATCGTAGACATTCCTACTTTTGAAGATGGATATGCTGTAACTAAATTTAAAAATATCGATTCTAATGGAAACCAGGGATCTGATGCTGCAGGAGATTTTGTAGATACCGATTTACCGTTAATAAGATTAGCAGAAATCTATTTAAACTACGCAGAAGCATCTCTTAGAGGTGGCGGCGGAGATTTAGGATTGGCTGTAACTAAAATTAACGAATTAAGAGAAAGAGCTTTCGGAGATACAAGTGGAAACATTAGTACAGCAG
Proteins encoded in this region:
- a CDS encoding SusC/RagA family TonB-linked outer membrane protein; translated protein: MKKFKLLLIGILLTSSFSVFAQQTVKGVVKDKTSGDPLPGVSVVIKGTTRGMQTDFDGIFTLDKVQTGNVLVFRYLGFSDKEVTIGTDFNLSVVLEESLESLDEIVVVGYGSVRKEDLTGTTDLLTSKDFNKGPIVSAQSLISGKVAGVNVIGGSGAPGDGQTINIRGTGSLSLNSQPLYVIDGIPLDNGGVGGSRNPLNFINPNDIETFVVLKDASSTAIYGSRAANGVILITTKKGKDSEFKFNASSQTTVYTLRDKVDVLSANQFRSVINTVGTPAQVALLGDADTDWQEEIYTTAIGQDHNFSALGKIYGIPMRASLGYSEHEGILKGDNLQRTTASVNLSPTLFDKHLKIDFNVKGMYTENEFADRGAIGGAVSFDPTQAVYDSNSQYGGYFAWLDAGTGNQNNLAPTNPLALLNLIDDSAEIRRFVGNVKFDYKIHGLENLTATVNLGYDTSNSHGRKVTSEFIPTSDATFNGSLTRYTQNSDNKVLDAYLTYAKTFNEKHNLTAVAGYAYQSFEYDNYNYDSEAEEDGNTYEFVDKSKNVLLSYFSRANYDYEGKYYLTATVRADASSKLNPDDRWGFFPSFAAAWSIHKEDFMEDSFFNELKLRVGYGEIGNINGLGDYQFLTRYQGSTDTANYQFGNSFYQTFRPEPINKDLRWEVGRTLNLGVDFAFLDRRITGSVNAYVKETNDLIASSIVDPFTNFGNRINANIGNMENRGLEFNLNTTPIRTDNFEWTVDYNISLNDNTITKLSVDQPQGGISTGVGNNVQVHREGETANSFLVFQQVYDANGKPLEGVFVDRNNDNMINDDDKYINEDPFGDVLMGFNTGASYKNWDVSIQTRASFGNYMYNDVAANKGVLKNATNNSILSNLHADYYNSGFTVINDRTALSDHFVQDASFFKIDNISLGYTLDKIKNTTFRFYGSLQNVLTITDYDGLDPEINLGIDNDFYPRPRSFVLGVNVNF
- a CDS encoding RagB/SusD family nutrient uptake outer membrane protein, whose product is MKQKFKYLIVIMLFSLGVISCHEDLNQLPIDPDSFTEQDVFSNATEAQGALAKLYASLALTGQQGPSGQADIQDIDEGFSQYSRMLFNLNELTTDHAVIGWGDAGLPDLHGMYWSGSNDFSEALYYRLAQEVSFCNSFINNAAVLTDTEVASYIVEARFLRAFAYYNLMDIYGNVPLVTSVTTELPLQASRTEIFNFIETELLEIKDQLKASGSNEYGRVDQVAAWALLSKLYLNAEVFTGTARYAEAVTFSNNVMSSSYSINTVDANGNGSAYDELFLADNNTNGAQNEFIFALNFDGLRSQTYGGTTFLVHAAIGGNMNATEFGVNGGWGGLRTTKNLVNKFDANDKRGMFHSDGQNLEIVDIPTFEDGYAVTKFKNIDSNGNQGSDAAGDFVDTDLPLIRLAEIYLNYAEASLRGGGGDLGLAVTKINELRERAFGDTSGNISTADLTLEFVLDERSRELYWEGQRRTDLIRHNYFTSDTYLWPFKGNSINGSGVQDYRNLFPLPNTIITTNPNLKQNPGY